A region from the Candidatus Electrothrix scaldis genome encodes:
- a CDS encoding pyrimidine/purine nucleoside phosphorylase, translating into MSEFSNVTVKKAANIYYDGKVTSRVVTFADGSTKTLGIMMPGDYEFGTEKKEIMEILSGDVTVLLPGSEEWQTIAPGQSFEVPANSKFGIKIGTVTDYCCSYLD; encoded by the coding sequence ATGTCGGAATTCAGCAATGTCACAGTGAAGAAAGCTGCGAATATCTACTACGATGGCAAGGTGACCAGCCGGGTTGTTACCTTTGCTGACGGGAGCACCAAAACCTTGGGCATTATGATGCCTGGTGATTACGAGTTCGGCACCGAGAAAAAGGAGATCATGGAGATCCTCAGTGGAGATGTAACCGTGTTGCTGCCCGGTTCTGAGGAATGGCAGACCATTGCTCCGGGGCAGTCTTTCGAAGTACCTGCGAATTCTAAATTCGGCATTAAGATCGGCACGGTGACCGATTATTGTTGTTCCTACCTTGATTAA
- a CDS encoding cobalt-precorrin 5A hydrolase, whose amino-acid sequence MGHSENSVPEGLPKIARCFNAGHEKHRKIPPMPTHTAIIALTKGGKQLAQRLVSLLPASEVVPNKDGIYHTLAQVWQNYDSLICIMATGIVVRSIAPLLQDKTVDPAVVVCDEKGQFAISLLSGHLGGGNALAEQVADLLDGQAVITTASDVLGRTALDLWCRDMGLVVNDKQGLTRVMAKLVNTGSVTLWSDYPLPSLPQDIVLVEQPDDADLLITCRTDCKGNAVLLHPKALVAGIGCNRNTPTKEICDALEQACQAHQLARDAVYKLASIDLKSDEPGLLAFAQSHNLPLDFYSPEKLNQVEGIEGSDVVLRITGAKAVAEPAAILGADNGSLLVQKIKSPNVTVAIAEHRCPFRSDS is encoded by the coding sequence ATGGGGCATTCGGAAAACAGCGTCCCGGAGGGACTGCCGAAAATAGCCCGGTGTTTCAACGCCGGGCATGAAAAACATCGCAAAATACCTCCCATGCCTACTCACACCGCCATCATCGCCCTGACCAAGGGCGGAAAGCAGCTGGCCCAACGCCTTGTAAGCCTTCTTCCGGCAAGCGAGGTTGTTCCGAACAAAGATGGTATTTATCACACTCTGGCCCAGGTCTGGCAGAACTACGACAGCCTGATCTGTATCATGGCCACCGGTATCGTGGTACGCAGTATCGCCCCCTTGCTTCAGGATAAAACCGTGGACCCGGCTGTGGTGGTCTGTGATGAAAAGGGGCAGTTTGCCATTTCTCTCCTTTCCGGGCATCTGGGCGGAGGCAATGCCTTGGCCGAGCAGGTGGCTGATCTGCTCGACGGGCAGGCAGTGATTACCACGGCCTCTGATGTCTTAGGACGGACCGCCCTGGATCTCTGGTGCCGCGATATGGGACTGGTGGTGAATGATAAGCAGGGCCTGACTCGTGTTATGGCAAAGCTGGTCAATACCGGTTCTGTTACTCTGTGGAGTGACTACCCGCTTCCATCCCTTCCCCAGGATATTGTCCTTGTTGAACAACCGGATGATGCGGATTTGCTCATCACATGCCGCACCGACTGTAAGGGTAATGCAGTTCTGCTTCATCCCAAGGCTCTGGTGGCTGGTATCGGCTGCAATCGTAATACCCCAACCAAGGAGATCTGTGATGCCTTGGAACAGGCATGCCAAGCCCATCAGCTGGCCCGTGACGCTGTATACAAGCTCGCCTCAATCGATCTGAAAAGCGATGAACCAGGGCTTCTCGCCTTTGCCCAATCCCATAACCTTCCTCTTGACTTCTACAGTCCGGAGAAACTCAATCAGGTTGAAGGAATTGAGGGCTCAGATGTTGTTCTGCGTATCACCGGAGCCAAGGCCGTGGCAGAGCCTGCTGCGATTTTGGGTGCTGACAATGGCTCGTTGCTGGTACAAAAAATAAAATCCCCCAATGTGACGGTCGCAATCGCAGAGCACCGTTGCCCCTTTCGTAGCGACTCTTGA
- a CDS encoding MMPL family transporter — protein sequence MKKFEAGLGRFVISYRIPLILLSLLFVAGAGYGTRFLAFSSNNRMFFSEDNPELQAFNALEQTYTKFENVFFTLAPKSKNVFSRDVLTAVQDLTERAWKLPYSSRVDSLTNYQHTKVKGDDLIVEDLVGDAAQLTGEQLTEIRQIALNDPLLKRRLVSPSGHVTGVNVNVVKPDEDGKASDRIAAAAYALQAEMEQKYPQLDIYVTGVVMIDRTFELAAEEDIKLLVPIMCGLLLFILALCLRSVMGMGLTFLVIVFSTLSGVGLAGWLGIPMNPASANAPTIILTLAVADSVHILTTIFHLMQKGLNRHQAIEQSLQINFQPVMVTSLTTAIGFLTMNFSDAPPFRDLGNVVAMGVVFAFLYSIFLLPALAAVLPLKVARQSSRSSVHIYERLADMIVRKRTLVLWTMILVTLGIASGIPRIQLDDDFVKFFSTRFDFRRATDFTAENLTGMYMIDWDLRSGREGGINEPEYQQTVEDFANWFRQQQFVCHVYTFTDIMKQINRNMHEDDPSYYRLPQERELSAQYLFLYEMNLPFGLDLNDRINVDKSASRMTVSLVGASTKEMRELEEAGREWLKKNAPPSMYTHGSGVTMMYSHLSERNIKSMLSSSLIALSLISVIMIFVLRSVKLGLLSLLPNIAPAFMGFGIWGYAVGQVGLAVSVLIAMTMGIVVDDTVHFLAKYQRGRKEHGMSAEEAVRFAFRTVAAPMWISTATLVSGFIVLACSGFQINAHMGSMTAITISFALLLDFFFLPVLLLRFDGSTPSVSAPIDAPSSPSHAGEET from the coding sequence ATGAAAAAATTTGAAGCAGGTCTGGGCCGATTTGTCATCTCATACAGGATTCCGCTGATCCTCCTCTCTCTGCTTTTTGTGGCAGGAGCTGGATATGGTACTCGTTTTCTTGCCTTTTCCAGTAATAACAGGATGTTCTTTTCAGAGGATAATCCTGAGCTTCAGGCCTTTAATGCCTTGGAGCAGACCTATACCAAGTTTGAAAACGTTTTTTTCACTCTTGCTCCCAAATCAAAAAATGTCTTTAGCCGTGATGTCCTGACAGCGGTACAGGATCTGACTGAACGGGCCTGGAAGCTTCCCTATTCCAGTCGAGTGGACTCTCTCACCAATTACCAGCATACCAAGGTAAAAGGTGATGATCTGATTGTCGAGGATCTGGTGGGAGATGCTGCTCAACTTACTGGCGAACAACTCACTGAAATACGTCAGATTGCCCTGAACGATCCGCTTCTTAAAAGGCGTCTTGTGTCTCCCTCCGGCCATGTCACTGGCGTGAACGTGAATGTTGTGAAGCCGGATGAGGACGGGAAGGCCTCGGATAGGATCGCAGCGGCTGCCTATGCCTTACAGGCGGAAATGGAGCAGAAATATCCCCAACTGGATATCTATGTCACCGGTGTGGTGATGATTGACAGAACCTTTGAGCTGGCCGCTGAAGAGGATATTAAGTTGTTGGTGCCCATAATGTGCGGGTTGCTTCTCTTCATTTTGGCCCTTTGTTTGCGCTCTGTCATGGGGATGGGCCTCACCTTTTTGGTGATAGTTTTTTCCACCCTCTCTGGAGTGGGCCTGGCCGGGTGGTTAGGAATTCCTATGAACCCAGCATCCGCTAATGCGCCGACTATTATTTTGACCTTGGCTGTTGCTGATTCAGTTCATATTCTGACGACTATTTTTCACCTGATGCAGAAAGGGCTCAATCGGCATCAGGCTATTGAACAGTCGCTTCAGATCAACTTTCAGCCTGTCATGGTAACAAGCTTGACCACGGCGATTGGTTTTCTGACCATGAATTTTTCCGATGCCCCTCCGTTTCGTGATCTCGGGAATGTCGTGGCAATGGGCGTTGTTTTCGCCTTTCTCTATTCGATTTTTCTGCTCCCAGCCTTGGCAGCTGTGCTACCACTCAAGGTTGCTCGGCAGAGCTCTCGTTCATCGGTGCATATCTATGAGCGTCTAGCTGATATGATTGTGCGCAAACGGACCTTGGTTCTTTGGACTATGATTCTCGTAACGCTGGGTATAGCTTCGGGAATTCCTCGGATCCAACTGGATGATGACTTTGTTAAATTTTTCAGTACTCGTTTTGATTTTCGCCGGGCCACGGATTTCACAGCTGAGAACCTGACCGGTATGTATATGATTGATTGGGACTTGAGATCAGGTCGAGAGGGCGGAATTAATGAACCCGAGTACCAACAGACGGTTGAGGATTTTGCCAACTGGTTCCGGCAGCAGCAATTTGTATGTCATGTGTATACTTTTACAGACATCATGAAGCAGATCAATCGTAATATGCATGAAGATGATCCAAGCTATTACAGGCTCCCGCAGGAACGGGAATTGTCTGCCCAGTATCTGTTTCTCTACGAGATGAATCTGCCCTTTGGCTTGGACCTGAATGATCGCATCAATGTGGATAAATCGGCCAGCAGGATGACCGTGTCTCTGGTTGGCGCAAGTACTAAGGAGATGCGTGAACTGGAAGAGGCGGGTCGGGAATGGCTGAAGAAAAACGCCCCACCGTCGATGTATACCCACGGTTCCGGCGTAACCATGATGTATTCCCATCTTTCTGAGCGCAATATCAAATCCATGCTTTCCTCCTCTCTGATTGCCCTGAGCTTGATTTCGGTGATTATGATTTTTGTCTTACGGAGTGTTAAGCTCGGGCTGCTGAGTCTGCTGCCGAATATTGCCCCGGCATTTATGGGATTTGGGATCTGGGGTTATGCTGTTGGTCAGGTAGGGCTTGCTGTTTCCGTGTTGATCGCCATGACTATGGGGATAGTTGTGGATGATACAGTGCATTTTCTTGCTAAGTATCAGCGGGGGCGAAAGGAACACGGGATGTCAGCGGAAGAGGCGGTGCGCTTTGCCTTTCGAACAGTTGCTGCTCCTATGTGGATTTCCACTGCCACCTTGGTGAGCGGTTTTATTGTCCTGGCCTGCTCAGGTTTTCAGATCAACGCCCATATGGGCAGCATGACGGCAATCACCATCAGCTTTGCTCTCTTACTTGATTTCTTTTTTCTCCCGGTCCTGTTGCTACGATTTGACGGCTCAACTCCATCGGTTTCCGCACCGATTGATGCACCTTCTTCGCCTTCGCACGCAGGTGAGGAAACATAA
- a CDS encoding outer membrane lipoprotein-sorting protein yields MKFAPMFSGLLLLHLVFAPCSGKLCFAETPEEKGRAIVLEAERRDQGFGDVVAEMEMILRNKNGQESRRKMTTKTLEVKNDGDKNLSLFHTPRDIRGTALLTFSHKNGDDEQWLYLPALKRVKRINSRNKSGSFVGSEFSYEDISSQEIEEYTYKYLRDEDLDGVPCTVSEYYPVDAENSGYKHQVVWRDKDEYRIRKVDFYDRKDSLLKTLTMKGYQQYEGKFWRAGELHMVNHQSGKSTVLHYSKYQFHTGLTDKDFNKNSLKNAR; encoded by the coding sequence ATGAAATTCGCTCCCATGTTCTCTGGTCTCCTTCTGTTGCATCTCGTCTTTGCTCCATGTTCCGGCAAGCTTTGCTTTGCTGAGACGCCTGAAGAAAAGGGGCGAGCCATCGTGTTAGAAGCAGAGCGCCGTGACCAGGGCTTCGGGGATGTGGTTGCGGAGATGGAGATGATTCTGCGGAATAAGAATGGTCAGGAAAGTCGGCGGAAGATGACAACGAAGACTCTGGAAGTAAAGAATGACGGAGATAAAAACCTGTCTCTTTTCCATACCCCCCGTGATATTCGCGGGACAGCTCTGCTGACCTTTTCCCATAAAAACGGTGATGACGAGCAATGGCTCTATTTACCAGCGCTCAAACGAGTAAAGCGGATTAACTCCCGCAATAAATCAGGTTCCTTTGTGGGCAGTGAGTTCTCCTATGAAGATATTTCCAGCCAGGAGATTGAAGAGTACACCTATAAGTATCTTCGGGATGAGGATCTTGATGGGGTCCCCTGCACGGTGTCGGAATATTACCCTGTTGATGCGGAAAACTCCGGGTATAAACACCAGGTTGTTTGGCGGGATAAGGACGAATATCGGATCCGTAAGGTGGATTTTTATGATCGGAAGGACAGCCTGTTAAAAACTCTGACCATGAAGGGGTATCAGCAGTATGAGGGGAAGTTTTGGCGGGCCGGAGAGCTGCATATGGTGAATCATCAGAGTGGGAAATCCACGGTGTTGCATTATAGTAAATACCAGTTTCATACCGGCCTGACAGATAAAGATTTTAATAAGAACAGCTTGAAAAATGCCAGGTAG